Below is a genomic region from Astatotilapia calliptera chromosome 2, fAstCal1.2, whole genome shotgun sequence.
GGCAACATTACAGTGTCATGTCAAAGTTGAATTTaattattgaaaaacaaatgtgtttgttaagTGTAACATGTGacaatttgctttaaaatgctgcagatttggtgaaaagttctgtaaaatttgaaagttgattttttgtatgttacatacatacaaaaataatGTATGTAACAGTGCATGATTGTTAAAATTTGTTAGTGGTAAGTGAAAATGTTGTAGAAGTGATCActtcaaaatgtaaatacttgCAGAGATATATAGAAATAAAGCGTTGCATATTGATATTTATGTTTCCTACCTTGTTTCCTAATTGCATTCTTTATAATTATggtgaaaaataattaacataattagtgtccgtacatagatgaatatcattaattattaatgataaCACATAATTAAGTTAAACTGAGGAAATTTGTTATTTGAGAAGTGTGTGTCAAACTGGTAGCCCTTCACATTAATCGGTACCCAAGAAGTAGCTCTCACTTTCAAAAAGGTTGGTGACCCCTGCTCTAAATCAATTCACTGCACTTAAGCCAGAGCCACTGAATGGCACTGAGTCAAGCTAACTGAAACCTAGCACTGGGAATTTCCCAACTCttgtaataatttaaaataaaatcgtgataaaataaaaataaaatctttataaCATTTCATGCAGTTCATGACTGAAAAACAGCATTGTGCTGGTTAAAAATAAGGACAGGGAAGTAAGTctgatttaagaaaaagaaaggaaaatgtgAAGTAGGTATGGAAGTCCATTCCTGCCAAGAAAAGTATACAAGGAGGCGAAACATAtgaaaatgctaacttttttaTATGGATTCATGATCAGTGTTTAACTGAATTCCAAATCAACTGTCCAAAAACCAGATTAGTATTTCAGagattaatattttatatttcttttatttctcagtAGATATGTGTATATGTTTATACAAATATCCATATAAAGCAAAAAATGACCAAAGATTACGCTATTTGGTTCTAGCTTTTTGGTTTGTATAATTGTACAGTTACagactttttattttagattGTTGCTACAAAAGATACAATTTgaagacattaaattaggataATTAGGGTAGATCACTATTATCTGTCAGAGAGAAGTGGGTCTCCCAGTAAACTGGACTTTTTCTTCTGAACTGAGATGAATTAGCGCTGCTGATGTCTTGATGTGTGAATGAGAATGTGAGTGAGTCAACAAGACTGAGCTGAAAACTGACAGGATGACTCATTATAAAACTTCCTCATTTTAATGACAAGAGTCagagtttttcctgttttcatgtgTTGGAATCAAACTTCACTTTATCTTCAGAGTCAAACAGAAACAATGAAAACTCTCAGAATGAAGCTGGAGATGATTTTTAATAACATGACATCTGCTTCTTTTACAATCACGGACAAGAGCAAAGAAGTGAAGCACatagagatgatgatgatgatgatgatgagtcaGTCCAGTCTAAAGGTTTTTGGTTCAGGGTTGGGTCGAATGAAGTTAAAGAACAGATCAAACTGTCCTGGATGTGTGATTGATAagttgtttagctgttttcagaTTATTCTAAACTTTCTGTGACTCCACATCTGTTTTGTTGATTCTCTCCTCAGTGTCTGAGTTTGCATCACGTTGTCTTTCCTGCAGAATCCTGCTACTGATTGGAAGATGTCTAATTAAGTCTCTTGAGAATCTTGTCCAGCGTGATTTTCAGGGTGCTGATATCAGGCACAGGATGTTCTACTTTGGCCACTGGGCTCCTGCGGATTTCAGAATCCTTTTCACATCTGTCTCCATGGTAACGATCTGGGCAGTTACACAGCCATTCATTGGAGTCCAGCAGCCTCTCACACACTCCTTTGTTCTTACAGGGATCAGGGTCACAGACGGGTAAGGATTTGGAGTAATAGAGGTGGATGTTGTATGGTTGTAAAATGCCCCAATTACAGCTGAAACTCTGCAGGGCATTTGGGTTTACAACAAAGTCATTAGCAGTTGAATAGCTGCTGTACATCACTTTGATAAACTCTGTGACAGGAACACCAGCCACCTTATGACTGCacagttttttatgtttaatatcCTCACACAGCATCCTTTTTGTTGCAAAATCTGGAACAGCAGCAATCAATTTCTCCTTGTAACAAGAAATCAACTGATTCTTAACGTCTTTTCTTTCTTCGTTTGTTTTCTGAGTATAGTCTACAGCCACAGTGATCTTACCCACAGGGACATTTGTCATATTATATCTATAGATGTAGTTTTGCTCCTGGTCTGTGTTGTACACCAGCACCACCCAGTTATACCAGTTGTACTTGTTGTCCAGAGCCTTTTTCACCTGATCAGCGATGGAGGTTTTGTCGTCAGGATTCATTGCTTTTCCGATCTCCTCCACATCCTTCTTCATGTACTTCTTGTAGTTGTCCAGGCAGAATTTCACAGCTGATATCTGAGCCTTGGAAACAGTCTTGAACATCTTGGTTTGTTCAGCTTCTTTGCCTGACGGGTTAAAACCAACCAGATTCCAGTAGAGCTGGTTGAGTACCATCCCCCTCCACAGCAAGCTGCTAAAATATATGTTATATTTACCGATCTCTCTGATGCTACATTTAAACTTCTTCTTCAGCAGGTCGTTGATGTTTCCACTGAGAGACGTGCTGCTGACTGTCAGGTAATGGTAGAGGTTGGCCACACTGGCCTCAACTGCTGTGTTCTCATAGTAGTTGGTGAATATCTCTGCCAGTCGGAGTTTGTCTTCAGCAGTTTTTACCAACCCACTGTTCTCACGGAACTCTTCAAACTTCTTCCAGGCGTTGAGGATGCGGACCTCATCTTGAGAATAGACGCTGGCGTAGTTGAACCATTCTACATCTGTTGCCAGGTTGGAGAtctggagggagagagagtccAGTTTCCTGTTCACCTCAGCAAACCCTTCCTTCAACGGGTCACGCTGAGGGACAAATGTCAAGACCAACATAATGATTGAAGAGACAAGAGATCCGATGCCAGGTGCCAAGCTGGCAAAGCCAGAGATCCCCTTCAACACACCTGTTATATTGTCAGTTCCAATGTAATCCACCACATCTTTCATTACACTTAGAGAGTCTTTTACAACACTTAggcctttttctgttttgtcattGGTGTTTTCAGGCAGGATTCTCTTGAACCTGTCGAGGGCTGAGAGGTCGGTGGAGGTGGAGTCATGTGACCGAGCAGAGGAGGTCGTCCAGTAAAGAAGGAGGATCAGTGAAGCCAACAGCATGGAGGTAGACCACTGTGGAGACGCCATGACTGCAACACAGATAACATAACATGGGACATTTTCCTTAATGCTGTACATTGAAGAGTACCTCACCCTCCCTTCACAACCTGCTGTTTTCTAGAAGTTTTCCTTATTCAGACTGACGGACTGAGAGTTTTGTTTGGTGCACAGACTGTGATTCTGTCCGGGACAAATTTGTGAAAGTGGGCCATAAAACCAGCTCAGTATCCTGCAAATGAAGCCCATATTGGACAGTTCATTAAGATTTACATCATGTCCTTTGATGGATGTGTACGTCTGACCTTCATACCAGAGACCAGAGTTCACATCCCATCACAGACCTGCAGGAACATTTGTCCCTTTATCAACTGAACCATGGCCACTCGTGTTTTTATTGTCTGAGCCTTCCCATAACTTACCTATAATTTATCTGATACGACCGTGATCTGTCCCTAATCTTCAGCTGTGATTTACAGATACTGTAcaaagaagggggaccggagggtgtgttccaactacagggggatcacactcctcagcctccctgggaaagtctatgccagggtgctggaaaggagagttcgtccgctagtcgaacctcggatacaggaggaacaatgcggttttcgtcctggtcgcggaacactggaccagctctttatcctctcgaggatacttgagggtgcatgggagtttgcccaaccagtctacatgtgttttgtggacttggagaaggcattcgaccgtgtccctcggggtgtcctgtgggaggtgctgcgggagtatggggtgtctggcccattgctacgggccattcgatccctatacaaccgttgcaagagcttggttcacaTTGCCGGCAacaagtcggactcgttcccggtgggtgatgggctccgccagggctgccctttgtctccggttctgttcataatttttatggacaggatttctaggcgcagccaagtggcggagggctttcgctttggtggcctcagaatctcatctctgatttttgcggatgatgtggttctgttggcttcatcgggtgagggcctccagctcgcactggagcggttcgcagccgagtgtgaagcagcgggaatgaggatcagcacctccaaatctgaggccatggttctcagccggaaaagggtggagtgcccactccgggtcggggatgagttcctgccccaagtggaggagttcaagtatctcggggtcttgttcacgagtgatgggagaagggagccggagatcgacagacggattggggctgcagctgcagtaatgcggacgctgcaccggtccgtcgtggtgagggagctgagtgtaaaagcgaagctctcaatttaccggtcgatctacgtccctaccctcacctatggccacgagctgtgggtagtgaccgaaagaacgagatcgcggatacaagcggcagaaatgagcttcctccgaagggtggctggcctctcccttagagatagggtgagaagttcggccatccgggaggggctcagagtagagccgctgctgctccacatcgaaaggagtcagctgaggtggttcgggcatctgacaaggatgccccctgggcgcctcctgggtgaggtgttcgaggcatgtcccaccgggaggaggccccggggcagacccaggacacgctggagagattatatctctcggctggcctgggaacgccttggtattcccccggataagctggaggaggtggctggggagagggaggtctgggcctctttgcttaggctgctgcccccgcacccagcctcggataaagcggatgaaaatggatggatggatggatggatgtacaaagtggcagtttttaaaacattgtaAAATTGTTCCATATCGATGTTCTTGTCTGGTGAAATGGTTACATTAAAGTTAGCTCTTCTGCTCAGAGAAAAGTTTGTTTAAGACCATGTAACTTACATAATTTACTATGTACATAACTGTGTACTCTGACAGTTTGTTAAAGTCACTCATTATGTTCAAAAGGAGGAAATGGACAGGTCTAATTTAGACGAATATATTAAAACATCATCTGCATATTGTCAGACTTTGAACTCTTGCTTTCCGATCTCACTTCTGTGTTGgagctgaaagcagcagcaaaacATTCAATGtccagagaaaaaaaggaacaaagaaTGGTCAGTCCCTCATTATTACTTCCAGGGTTACATATCTGTGGCTTATTCAATTCTCCCTAACCTGAGTTAAGAGTTACATCTGCTCCATAACTTACCTATAAtttagagagagagacatggggagagggaggggagggagaaACTAACCCGAACATGATCAATAATCTTTGGTAATATTTGGTCAGAATAATTTTTTGAACTTCATCAAAACAACATTTCAGAACAAAGTTTAAATGATGTGTTGTAGAAACGACTgtggaaaatgtttttgtgagaaaaacattaacattttaaatatagaaCATTTTCACATCATTGGATGAACACTGTGAAGTAATGACACAGTTCATGACTGTGGACAGAGCCTGCACAGGTTAATAACATCACAGCCTCATTATACTGACCTCACTGGTGTGTTACATCTTTTCTCTGTAAGCTGACTGTATGAAGCAGGTGATGACAAATGTTTCTCTAACTATAGCCAACATTAATATTGATTTTAAATGATCAAACAAAGATCAGGTTTTAGTTTCTGTCTTATGAAAACGAACCTTGAAGGACCAGAGACCAGTGatatgcagcatttttacatcaAGTTCTCATTCAACAGTATTTAACATTTTCCCAGATATCAGAACAAAGGAGTCATGAACAGAGGGGCAACAAGTGGTAAAAGAAGTGAACAACCTGTGGTCAGTCATGTTTGTCAGTCAAAGACTCAGTCATGGAAACCCAGAATCAAAAAACCTGAACTTTCCACTACACGAGTGAAACAATGAGGTCGATCTGTGTCAAACCAGGCAGAATCCAGGAAAGAGATTTCAGCACATCTCAGGTTTGAATCTTTAATGTTCAGGTCCCAAAAATTAGGCCTGTAAAATATGTTTGGtctctcacatgtttaaaattattattcacaGCCTTAACAACCTTTGTAGGATGGAAGACAAACATATTCTCAGTTTGACTGAGCCATTAACAGATTGTACTGCAGCCTATTGATTTTCTATAGAGCCGCAGATCTGAGAGTGATACTGAAGGTATCATAAACCTGGACCTCTGTACATCATCTGTATGTAACTATGTTTAACTGTACGATCCCTGttagataaataaatgctaAAGACTCAGACCTGGGAAGAGGCTTGGAGAGCTGGATACTGGTCCAGAAAGGTGTGGCTGGTGGAGCTGATCAGCAGGTAGTCTGGATGGTTGTTGGATGATGGTCTGTGACCACAGTCTGGAGGCTGTTGATCTCTGAGCTCCACACAGCACAACCAGCTATTCTTATAGGAGGCTGACTGACCACACCTTCCCTTCAACCACATGATTC
It encodes:
- the LOC113008908 gene encoding uncharacterized protein LOC113008908, which codes for MASPQWSTSMLLASLILLLYWTTSSARSHDSTSTDLSALDRFKRILPENTNDKTEKGLSVVKDSLSVMKDVVDYIGTDNITGVLKGISGFASLAPGIGSLVSSIIMLVLTFVPQRDPLKEGFAEVNRKLDSLSLQISNLATDVEWFNYASVYSQDEVRILNAWKKFEEFRENSGLVKTAEDKLRLAEIFTNYYENTAVEASVANLYHYLTVSSTSLSGNINDLLKKKFKCSIREIGKYNIYFSSLLWRGMVLNQLYWNLVGFNPSGKEAEQTKMFKTVSKAQISAVKFCLDNYKKYMKKDVEEIGKAMNPDDKTSIADQVKKALDNKYNWYNWVVLVYNTDQEQNYIYRYNMTNVPVGKITVAVDYTQKTNEERKDVKNQLISCYKEKLIAAVPDFATKRMLCEDIKHKKLCSHKVAGVPVTEFIKVMYSSYSTANDFVVNPNALQSFSCNWGILQPYNIHLYYSKSLPVCDPDPCKNKGVCERLLDSNEWLCNCPDRYHGDRCEKDSEIRRSPVAKVEHPVPDISTLKITLDKILKRLN